A DNA window from Marinobacter alexandrii contains the following coding sequences:
- a CDS encoding ElyC/SanA/YdcF family protein, with the protein MKKVIKVGLWMLLMLFFFILGTNIWVVQSTKDLIYQPENIPRNDVALVLGTSKRTVEGKPNRFFVERMNTAASLHSSQRIKHILVSGDNRTRYYNEPRDMLHALGDLNIPEEDISLDFAGLRTLDSVVRCKEVFGQTRVTIVTQQFHCYRSLFIANYLDMNAIAVSADDGGPIGNSLAFREVLARTVAVLDLYVLQRKPKYLGEEIALPINN; encoded by the coding sequence ATGAAAAAAGTTATTAAAGTTGGTTTATGGATGCTACTCATGCTTTTCTTTTTTATTCTTGGAACCAATATTTGGGTAGTTCAATCTACAAAAGACTTAATCTATCAACCAGAAAACATACCTAGAAATGATGTTGCCTTGGTACTAGGCACAAGTAAGCGTACGGTTGAAGGAAAGCCCAATCGTTTTTTCGTAGAAAGGATGAATACTGCAGCTTCTCTTCATTCAAGTCAAAGGATCAAGCATATCTTGGTGAGTGGGGATAATAGAACGAGATATTATAATGAACCTCGCGACATGCTACATGCACTTGGAGACCTTAATATCCCAGAAGAAGATATTTCATTAGATTTTGCAGGTCTTAGAACACTTGATTCAGTAGTAAGGTGCAAAGAGGTTTTTGGTCAAACAAGGGTAACGATTGTAACACAGCAATTTCATTGCTATAGGTCCTTATTCATTGCTAATTATCTGGATATGAATGCCATTGCCGTATCTGCGGATGATGGAGGTCCCATAGGAAACTCACTAGCTTTCCGTGAAGTACTTGCCCGAACTGTTGCTGTGCTAGACTTATATGTCTTACAACGTAAACCCAAGTATCTGGGTGAAGAGATCGCTTTACCTATCAATAATTAA